TTAGAAATCTACACCCTCAATGGTAAAAAAAGACAAAGAAAATATACACCCAAAGCAGATAAACAGTTACCTTCTGTGTCAGAAAAACTGTTTTTTGTACTGTACTACCTCAAAAACAATCCCACACAGGAGAGTTTAGCCTTTACTTTTGATATGTCGCAGGATATGTGTAACAAATGGATTCACGTTTTATGTCCTTTGTTAAATAAAGCGTTAAAAACCTATCAGGCAGAGGAGCATTATCAAAAAGTGAGTGATAAAATAGCAGAGAATGAAACGGTTATGATGGACGTAGAGGGAAGTACAAAGAGACAAGTATGAACAAAATGAGTTTTACAGTGGCAAAAAGAAAACACATACTGTAAAAAACCTATTGATAGTCAGCATGATAGGTTTAGTTTTGTTTTGTTCTTGTACAGAACGGGGCAGGATACATGACAAGGTTCTGGCGGAGAGAATAGAACTTCGTAAATCCATAACCTGTATAGCCGATTTAGGGTTTTATGGTCTGAACAAAGCGTATACGAGCCTCATTTTACCACACAAAAAGCCCAAAAGAAAGCCTTTAAGTGAAAATCAACTTCTCAACAGAAAACGGGTAACTATAGAACATGTCATCGGTAAAATTAAAGTGTTAAGAATAGTCAAAGACAAAATCAGAAACTACAAAAAAGATTTTAAGCATTTAGTCATGAAACTCGGTGTTCAGCTACATAACTTTAAGTTAATCAATTCTTTATCTTTCTGTTCATAAAGTCTATTGTAAATTTGACTTTAGTTGTTATATTTGCAAGTATTCTCAAAAGTTCTATGCTTTACGAAGAAACCATAAAGAAGCTATCGTCTAAAATAGAGAACTTGATTGAGGTGGCTAATAGGTTATCTGCGGAGAATAAACAACTTAAATCTCAAATAACCGAAGCGAATATCCAGCATTTACAAAAAGACGCTGAAATTCAAGAACTAAAAGAAAGAATTAGTCAATTGGAAAATCTTCTCTTAATTAAAGAAAGCGAATTTGAACAGTATAAGGTTGAAGTCTCTATCCAAAAACGTGAAAGTGAAGTGATGTTACAAGAACAAGCGCAGGAAACTGCAAAAATTTTGGACTCTTTACTTAATGGAGTAGATGACTGTATTCGCAAAATTAGCTAAAAATGCCTCAATCTTCTGAAACCAAATCTATTGAAATAACTATACTAGGCCGCAGCTATCCTATAATCATTTCGCCCGAAGATCAAGACTTGATTTTAGCCGCAGGTGCTCTAGTAGAACGAAAAATGCGCCAAATCATAGACAAATTCTCTTTAAGAGATGCTCTAGACGCCCCTGTAATGACAGCACTTCAATATGCTGTCATCTCTCTGATATATAAACAAGAACTAGAACAAGCTAAATCTATTTATCCCGACTTAGAAGCACTACTGAACAAAATAGAACAAGAAATTAGCCGAATTAACAACGAGCAGCCAACAGAAAGCACCTATTCAAAGTAAATTTAAGATTAAAATCTGTCCATGCTTTTTAAGTTTTGACTTAACTTACAGGCTATATGACTAAAAATTTCTTTTCTGAAGACCTGCTAGCTACTGTCCGAAATGTTCTTAAACAAGAGCCCCACAAATGGCTTAATGTAAAACAAGTTTCCGCCAGACTTCCCAAGGATCTCAATCTTTCTATTACAGAAGTAGAAAGCATACTAGATGAATTAGTAAATCAAGAGCTTGCATCTTTTCAAGATTTTAAGTATCAATACCTTGAAAGTGATGAATTCGAAGGGATATTCTTATCTACTAAAAGTGGATTAGCTTTTGTCAAGCATCCTGAGTTAGACATAGAGGTAATGATAGAAGAAAGGCACCAATCCACAGCTTTGTATGGAGATACTGTGCGAGTACGCCTACTGCCATATAAAGAAGGGCGTAGGCAACAAGGTAAAGTTTTAGCAATTGTCAAAAGAGCAAAAACTCAATTTTTAGGTTATTACTTTGAAGATGATGGAGATAGTTTTGTAATGCCTGCTGATAGAAATTTAGATATTGTTTTTTACATACCTGATCTTGAAAGACATTCAGTAGAACCAGGCTATAAAGTAATCGTAGAACTATTACAATGGCAAAACCGAAAAAAGAACCCAACAGGTAAAATTATAAAGGTATTGGGAAAACCCGGCACTCACCATACAGAAATGCACGCTATTTTAGCCGAATTCGGCTTTGAAACAGAATTTCCTCCCGAAGTAGAAGCAGAAGCTAACACCCTTCCAAAAGAAATTCCTTTTGAAGAAATTGAAAAACGCAAAGATTTAAGAAACTTGCTTACTTTTACTATTGACCCCTTCGATGCAAAAGATTTTGATGACGCATTATCTTTTCAAAAATTAGAAAACGGACACTTTGAAGTAGGCGTACATATTGCAGATGTGAGTTATTACGTCAAACCTAACACTTTGCTTGACCAGGAAGCTTACAAAAGAGGTACGTCGGTATATTTAGTAGATAGAACTGTACCTATGCTGCCCGAAGCATTGTCTAATTTTTTGTGTTCGCTTCGCCCGTATGAAGATAAACTCACTTTTTCTATACTTTTTGAAATGGATATACACGGAAATATTTACCACCAGTGGATAGGTAAAACAATCATTCGTTCCCAGCGCCGTTTTACGTATGAAGAAGCTCAAGAAATTATAGAAAATCCGTCAGGAGATTATGCTGAACCTTTAACTATTCTAAACAAAATTGCTAAGAGCTTAGCTACTCAACGCTATCAAAATGGCTCTATTACTTTTGAAACTGATGAAGTCAAATTCAAATTAGATGAAAACTATAAGCCGATTGAAGTCTATAAAAAAGAAAGAAAAGATGCTCACAAGTTAATAGAAGAATTCATGTTATTGGCAAATAGAAAAGTTACAGAGTTCGTTTATCATCAAAGAGAAAAGCCGAGAAATACTTTTGTGTATCGTGTACACGATGCGCCTGACCCGCAGAAAGTAGAAGAATTGAGCAATTTTGTGCGATTATTTGGTTTCAGTCAATTACATGACGAATATAAAAAGCGCCGATTTTTTAATTTGTCTTCAAAATCGCTTCAAAATTTAATGGAAGCCGTAGAGAATTCCCCTGCACGAGATATTATCCGCAGCTATGCAGTGAAGTGCATGGCAAAAGCCAGATACACCACTGAAAATGTAGGACATTATGGATTAGCTTTTCCGCTGTATACTCATTTTACTAGTCCCATTCGTCGCTATCCTGATATAATGGTACATAGATTATTAGAAAAGTATTTAGACAATCAACCCAGTCCTAACGAGGAAATGTTAGAAAAGCAGTGTCAGCATTGTTCGGCTATGGAGAGAAAAGCAGCAGAAGCAGAAAGGGCTTCCATTCGCTACAAGCAAGCTGAATATTTAGCTGAACACATAGGTAGTTTGCATGAAGGAATTATATCAGGACTTACAGAATGGGGTATTTATGTAGAAATTCAAGCTATGCGTTGCGAAGGAATGATTAGCTTGCGAGACATGTATGACGACATATACGAATATAATGAAAAACTCTTTGCTGTAGTAGGTCAAAGGACAGGGCGAAAATTTAGATTTGGAGATACTATTCAGGTAATTGTTAAGCGAGTAAATTTATTAGACCGCACTATTGATTTTGAGTGGTACAATCCAAGTACTGCCAAAAAGAGAAACTAAATATTAGTACTCCTACTTTTCACAAGACAAGAGTGATTTTGATTTTTCTGCGTCAGTTATTGCGTCATTTTTTGATGAATTTGGGATAGTAGGGACCATCAAAAGTAGCAAGCCTCCGTACAAGTTAGCCAGGTTGGTCATTACCAAAAAACAGCTGGTTTTTATGTTTTCAATCCTAAAACGATGAATCTGCAAAGGATGAGAGAATATACTGTAAATAAATTTAAGAAAAAAGAGCGGTAGTATTTTGCAGATGTGTTGATTGAAAAAGTTTAAGTTTATGTTTTATTTTTTATTTTTTGGGCGTGCCCTTGTGGGCAAAAGCCCACAAGGTCGGCGTGCTACGGGCTACGCTTTCGCTTCGGTGCTTCGCTTCGCTGCGCACCGTGCTAACGCACGCCCTTCGC
This genomic interval from Bacteroidia bacterium contains the following:
- a CDS encoding transposase family protein; this translates as LEIYTLNGKKRQRKYTPKADKQLPSVSEKLFFVLYYLKNNPTQESLAFTFDMSQDMCNKWIHVLCPLLNKALKTYQAEEHYQKVSDKIAENETVMMDVEGSTKRQV
- a CDS encoding cell division protein ZapA, translating into MPQSSETKSIEITILGRSYPIIISPEDQDLILAAGALVERKMRQIIDKFSLRDALDAPVMTALQYAVISLIYKQELEQAKSIYPDLEALLNKIEQEISRINNEQPTESTYSK
- the rnr gene encoding ribonuclease R yields the protein MTKNFFSEDLLATVRNVLKQEPHKWLNVKQVSARLPKDLNLSITEVESILDELVNQELASFQDFKYQYLESDEFEGIFLSTKSGLAFVKHPELDIEVMIEERHQSTALYGDTVRVRLLPYKEGRRQQGKVLAIVKRAKTQFLGYYFEDDGDSFVMPADRNLDIVFYIPDLERHSVEPGYKVIVELLQWQNRKKNPTGKIIKVLGKPGTHHTEMHAILAEFGFETEFPPEVEAEANTLPKEIPFEEIEKRKDLRNLLTFTIDPFDAKDFDDALSFQKLENGHFEVGVHIADVSYYVKPNTLLDQEAYKRGTSVYLVDRTVPMLPEALSNFLCSLRPYEDKLTFSILFEMDIHGNIYHQWIGKTIIRSQRRFTYEEAQEIIENPSGDYAEPLTILNKIAKSLATQRYQNGSITFETDEVKFKLDENYKPIEVYKKERKDAHKLIEEFMLLANRKVTEFVYHQREKPRNTFVYRVHDAPDPQKVEELSNFVRLFGFSQLHDEYKKRRFFNLSSKSLQNLMEAVENSPARDIIRSYAVKCMAKARYTTENVGHYGLAFPLYTHFTSPIRRYPDIMVHRLLEKYLDNQPSPNEEMLEKQCQHCSAMERKAAEAERASIRYKQAEYLAEHIGSLHEGIISGLTEWGIYVEIQAMRCEGMISLRDMYDDIYEYNEKLFAVVGQRTGRKFRFGDTIQVIVKRVNLLDRTIDFEWYNPSTAKKRN